The following are encoded in a window of Manihot esculenta cultivar AM560-2 chromosome 8, M.esculenta_v8, whole genome shotgun sequence genomic DNA:
- the LOC110621150 gene encoding uncharacterized protein LOC110621150: MATLAPAQSCFAGNSPKRCAVPSTGICSVPRLAGSCTWSHQKKKRSLTVVAAVGDVSADGTTYLIAGAAAVALLGTAFPIVFSRKDLCPECDGAGFIRKSGAALRANAARKDQAQIVCPRCNGLGKLNQIDK; this comes from the exons ATGGCAACTTTAGCTCCTGCGCAGAGTTGTTTTGCCGGAAATTCACCCAAGAGATGTGCAGTTCCGAGCACTGGCATTTGTTCTGTACCAAGACTTGCAGGTTCATGTACTTGGAGCCaccagaagaagaagaggtcGTTGACGGTTGTTGCAGCAGTTGGAGATGTATCAGCTGATGGCACTACCTATCTAATTGCCGGTGCAGCTGCTGTGGCTCTACTTGGAACTGCCTTCCCCATCGTTTTCTCTCGCAAGGACCT GTGTCCTGAATGTGATGGAGCGGGTTTCATTAGGAAGTCAGGAGCAGCTCTGAGGGCTAATGCTGCTCGGAAAGACCAGGCCCAGATCGTTTGTCCTCGTTGCAATGGTCTTGGCAAGCTCAACCAAATTGACAAATAA